A single window of Gossypium arboreum isolate Shixiya-1 chromosome 13, ASM2569848v2, whole genome shotgun sequence DNA harbors:
- the LOC108489524 gene encoding uncharacterized protein LOC108489524, protein MARTRITIFFMGLVLWCCLTKAEYMKYKDPKQAVHVRTRDLLDRMTLEEKIGQMVQIERSVASADVMNKYFIGSVLSGGGSAPSPQASPEAWINMINDFQKGSLATRMQIPMIYGIDAVHGNNNVYKATIFPHNIGLGATRDPKLVKKIGAATALESRATGIPYVFAPCIAVCRDPRWGRCYESYSEDPHLVDAMTEIVPGLQGDIPAKSSKGIPFVAGNKNVAACAKHYVGDGGTTKGINENNTVINWHDLLSIHMPGYYSSIIKGVSTVMVSYSSWNGVKMHANRDLVTGFLKNKLRFRGFVISDWEGIDRITYPPHANYTYSIQAAIGSGIDMVMVPYNYSSFIHGLTFLVKSNFIPMSRIDDAVKRILRVKFAMGLFENPLADNSLVDQLGSQEHRELAREAVRKSLVLLKNGHSADQPLLPLPKKTSKILVAGSHADNLGYQCGGWTIEWQGFSGNDLTNGTTVLKAIKNTVDSSTNVVYEENPDPKFVKSNNFSCAIVVVGEHPYVETKGDSMNLTIPEPGPTTIRNVCGALKCVVILMSGRPVVIEPDIDSMDALVAAWLPGSEGHGVADVLFGDYGFSGKLPRTWFKTVDQLPMNVGDPHYDPLFPFGFGLTTEPTKAY, encoded by the exons ATGGCAAGAACAAGAATTACCATCTTTTTTATGGGACTAGTGCTTTGGTGTTGCTTGACAAAAGCGGAATACATGAAATATAAAGATCCGAAACAGGCGGTACATGTTCGAACCCGGGACCTGTTGGATCGAATGACATTGGAGGAAAAGATCGGACAAATGGTCCAGATCGAACGCAGCGTTGCTTCGGCCGACGTGATGAACAAGTATTTCATTG GGAGTGTATTGAGTGGAGGAGGGAGTGCCCCTTCTCCACAAGCTTCTCCAGAGGCTTGGATAAACATGATCAATGACTTTCAGAAGGGTAGTTTAGCAACCCGAATGCAGATCCCCATGATTTACGGGATTGATGCTGTTCATGGCAACAACAATGTTTACAAGGCAACAATTTTTCCTCACAACATTGGTCTAGGTGCTACCAG GGACCCTAAACTGGTTAAGAAAATTGGGGCTGCAACAGCACTTGAATCTAGAGCAACTGGCATTCCATATGTTTTCGCACCTTGTATAGCG GTTTGCCGAGATCCGAGATGGGGCCGATGTTACGAAAGTTACAGCGAAGATCCCCATCTTGTTGACGCAATGACAGAGATTGTACCAGGATTACAAGGAGACATACCTGCTAAATCTTCTAAAGGCATTCCATTTGTTGCTGGAAA TAAAAATGTTGCAGCTTGTGCTAAGCACTACGTAGGAGATGGTGGAACAACCAAGGGCATAAATGAGAACAACACAGTGATCAACTGGCACGATTTGCTTAGCATTCATATGCCAGGCTACTACTCTTCGATTATCAAAGGTGTTTCAACGGTCATGGTTTCGTATTCTAGTTGGAACGGCGTTAAAATGCATGCTAATCGTGATTTAGTCACTGGTTTCCTCAAGAACAAACTTCGATTCAGA GGCTTCGTCATCTCAGATTGGGAAGGCATTGACCGGATCACTTATCCACCTCATGCTAACTATACCTACTCGATTCAAGCAGCAATCGGATCTGGCATTGACATG gtcATGGTTCCATACAACTATTCCTCGTTCATCCACGGGCTAACTTTCCTTGTCAAAAGCAATTTCATCCCCATGAGCCGCATTGATGATGCAGTGAAGAGAATTTTGAGAGTTAAATTTGCAATGGGTCTATTTGAGAACCCATTAGCAGATAACAGCTTAGTTGACCAACTTGGCAGTCAG GAACATAGAGAGTTGGCTAGAGAAGCAGTGAGAAAATCACTTGTTTTGCTAAAGAATGGGCACTCTGCCGATCAGCCATTGCTTCCCTTACCTAAGAAGACATCAAAAATACTTGTTGCTGGTAGTCATGCAGACAATTTGGGTTATCAATGTGGTGGATGGACTATTGAGTGGCAAGGGTTCAGTGGCAACGACCTTACAAATG GTACAACAGTCCTAAAAGCTATCAAAAACACAGTTGATTCAAGCACGAATGTTGTGTATGAGGAGAATCCGGATCCCAAATTCGTCAAGTCCAACAACTTCTCCTGTGCCATTGTGGTAGTAGGGGAGCATCCATATGTCGAAACAAAAGGTGACAGCATGAATCTAACGATTCCAGAACCTGGTCCAACCACAATCAGAAATGTATGTGGAGCTTTGAAATGTGTTGTCATCTTAATGTCGGGTCGCCCCGTTGTGATAGAACCTGATATTGACTCCATGGATGCTCTGGTTGCGGCATGGTTGCCAGGAAGCGAGGGTCATGGTGTGGCTGATGTTCTATTTGGTGACTATGGTTTTTCAGGCAAGCTTCCTCGTACTTGGTTTAAAACAGTTGATCAACTGCCGATGAATGTTGGGGATCCACATTATGATCCACTCTTCCCCTTTGGATTCGGCCTCACTACTGAACCAActaaagcttactaa